The window GGATGTATGCTTTGTTCCTTTAAGAAGTGGTGCATTCATAATTGATGAAATTAATGCTTTTTACAATGGTTTTGCATGCTAATTATCTATTGAAGTGTGAGATTAAGTTAGTGTTTACTAAATATCATATATGACAGGTCTTAATTCTGATGACATTTCTGCTACCTCACCCGTtgcaaaaaatgaaatcaaggAACATGATGATAAGGATGACAAGAATGTTGCAGGACTTAGTGGTATGAATAATACTCTCCACACTGATGATGAGACTGAGATTAATAATTGATGAAATGCTTTGCAATGGTTTTGCTAAATTGATTAATTACCTATTGAAATGAGATTATTTAGTTTTGTACTAATTATTATGATATGACAGGTGTCAAAATTGGTGACCTTTGTGCTAGTGCTACCTCACCAACTGGTGCCAAGAATGAAGTGAAGGAACATGATGTCGGTGAGCATTCCGGCAGTGATAACAAGAATGTTGCAGGACCAAGTGGTGTGAATACTGCCTCTGACGATGACACTTTTGTTGATGTAGTTAATTTTGATGAGAATGAGAACAATGGGCTTACTGCTGCAGATATTTTGATAGCCCAAATAGAAGCAGAAAAGCAGAAGAAAGCGTCTAGCAGTAGCAGCAATGATGCTGAATCCAGTGGTAAAAACAAGAATGAACCAACATCCAAAAGACAAAGACTCGATTAACTCAATTTGTGAAGTTTTTTTCTCCTTGGCTTGTCAATAGAAGAATTTATTGTAATAACTCAAGCCATGATTCTAAAGGTTGACAAGTTTGTTGACATTGAGGCATTCTGGGTGTGTTTCATGTGTTCATATAAATCTGCTTGTCATTAGTGAAGCAACTTTACGGCATACATGCAAGAAACCCTCAACTTTTTTAGGATAAAAAGTGGCTAGTTTTAAATGACCAAATcgatttaaatttttaactttatatGCTGTAAAATAATAGAAGGTTTTGTTAAAAGCTCATTTagatatatttgttaaaaaaatatttttataatatactttAGAACATACTTTCCCTAATTTTCAAGAAAAGTACTAAATTTTTGTCTTAGTTtttatttgaaagttttatctaattatcattttaaatttaaaatatatactaattttttttaatatatttattcgcTTCCTTCCATGTAGATTATATATAGtgtttaaaatatatactaaatttTTGTTGACATTTGTGCGACacgaatttttattttgttattagtcACTATATCTATGTGAAGTTTCTATTtatggaaaaaatgaaaatgatttaattaaaaatgaaatttctaTTTATTAGTCACTATATctatgtgatttttattttgttcttagTTCTTTTCCATTTAACCATTTAAACTGtgacttttcaatttcttttcataagAATTGGTGAAAGAAGTTATAAAGaacaaataatgtattttttagaagaaaaaaataatgaattgtaTGATTCATAtcaatgatataaaaatatactGATTCGTTTACATATCATAAGAGTTAAAGTCGTTTAATATTCATCTTATAAATACAAATAGATAACTAATCGAATTGCATCGAATCAAATAGTAAAAGACTAAGGGTGTGGCACTAATCGAATTGCATCGAATCAAATAGTAAAAGACTAAGGGTGTGGCTCCAAATAAAGTGTttttatgaagaagaaaaaattaaatcatgcTTTCTATCGTTTGAGTACACTTTTTAAAGCTTTTTTGtccttttatattaatttaattattataaaaattttggaCATTTTTTAACTTGAAGAGGAGTAAATGGAACTAGAGGAGTCAAGActctaatttgatttttttttttcctttttcaatttagTAATTTCAGGTATTAAGCTTGTAAGCCATTCCTCCAAAATCAAACTATAAGTTATTTCCTTATGTGCCCTGTACAGGAACTCTTTCCATCAAAATTTGGTTTGTACAAAACTATCATCAAAATCATACTCCATAAAATGGTTGTGCTtgtttacaaattaatattagaATAAAGAATGAAAAGTCTTACAAATGCTAAGTATTACTACAAAACAAAACAGCTCAAGAACCCTTACCACCAGTTACTGACCCATCTCGTTTCACTTTTACTAAACTAACAATGTCAAATGGTTAAACACAATTCAGTGGACATTGCAAATTCATGTCTTCAAACAAGGGCTTCACAATCACAACCGGAATATCATCATGAAACTGGTCATTATCATCATCGTACAGCCAACGAGCTGTCTTGCTTCATTTTTATGAGATTGCTTTCAATGTTGCGCAGCACTGGCCTATAGCTGCAATATTGTTGATCACATTAATGGACGGTGTAAAAACCAAATGCTAGAATGAATGAATGTGTGGGCTTTGATACAGGAAAAAAACAGAGAGAAGATCTTACAAGCGTGCGAGACCATCATATGCTTGTTTAACTTGTTCAAGTTGAGCAGAAAGCTGCATGACTTCTGCAGATAGCACCTCTGCTCTGCTCTGTTCTGACACAAGTTGGCCCTGCcaagcaacaaaaaaaagtgCAAAATTTTAAGgtatgaattgaaaagttatcAAAGCGTAGAGTATTACATAGAGACCTCAACCAACAACAATCCCCCGAAAATTTCTCAAACAAAATCAGACAATTCAGGATAGaactcattttaaaaatgaactttTTGACTCATAGGAGTAGGACCCAACAAATCAATGACATGAACTGACAACAAAGAGGAACAAATATGCCATGAGTATGTTACTAACCTTCATAGATGCCAAGGAAGCAATCTCATGTTCCCCATTTTTAGAAGAGTCTGGCAAACCCCTAGCCTGTTCCATTCTCAAATTATCTAGAATACCACGAAGCTCTTCATTTTGCTTAAGACACTCCATTACCTGAAGAATCAAAGGTCAACACAAGTAATAGTAAGAATTTTAAAAGACAAATCCAGTAAATTTTGGTCGTACAGATGAGACCTTAAACGGTTAAACCAGTaaccataaattatatttatggcCAAACCCCTGATGCTGATTGTTACCTGGTTTTCCCATCTTGCTGCTGCCCCAACTGCCTCTTGGTACGAATTTGAGAGATTAGAATTTTCCTCAAAAAGCCTCTCTATTTCAGTAGATTGTGAGTCAATCTGCCAACAAGATGACAAACCAATCACTCCATCAGATGGAATATACACGGAAaaggtgctttttttttttgttaataagagAATATACACAGCAAAATTTAGAGTTTACCTCCATTAGAAGTTTCTGCCTACTGCTTTCCAACCTCTCAATGGCTAAAGCCATATCATGCAACTGCCTATCAAGTTTCTGCTTGTCTTCCTGGGATttagaaaattcaaaacaacattTAACCAAAGCAAATTAACCATCAGCAAAATGGTTGGATGACCACTAAGCAACAAATATATCAATTTGCAAGTGGGGTTGGGGTTAATAATTTAGGTCATTCATCATCAACTCAACTGCCAAAACATCCATGCCACATATTTAAAAGAGCATTGGAAATtacaaatgaaaattgaaaaatcatttCACACTTGCTTGGTATATCAAAAATATGGGAAGGTTGAAAAAAAGTGCGGCTCATGCACAATCTAGTCCACaaattttggctattaattttatacttcaAAGAATTGAAAGTAATTTCCACCTCCCCTCAATGATACAACAAGTAAAAATCCAAACCTTCCTATCTAACTTCATCActctcttctttattttccaCCTTCTAAATCATGCATAACCTAAACTAGACAACAATGAACAGATACTAGTAATTTTGCTAATAACTGACCAATGGTTTGAATGAAATagtaacttaaatttcttgccAATAAATTTGATTAGCTAACAGATAccgaaaattaaaaattcactaAATAGTGAAAAATCTATATGGAAGAAGTTTTTCTCACCAAAGAAAATGCTTTGTGAGAAGCTTTATCTGAGACTTCTGCAAAATATACAAACCAAGGTCAATGCCGTGTTATAGTACACCAATTCAACAAGATGAAATATCAAGTCAAATGCATGTGAATTGGTATAAAACAGAGTCCATAACAAAATAGCCACTCTTATGTACCAAGTACAATGAAGAATACATGGCATAAATAGATGGGTAGATGCGAATCTATATTAATTTAAGTCAGAAAGCAGTAATAAGAGACCCAATCCTGGTAATTATAAGCCATGTATTTCATGAGGAAAACATGGGGTAGTAATAATCAACAAATAGTTAAAAGAACAGAATGTTTCTACTAATCTCTTCTATAATTTTGAAGAGCTTGATTTCAAGCATATGCCATTGAGATTCAATGACACTAGCACAGGATAAAGCATCAAGGAAGTGAAACTGCTTATATAATGAATTGGTGATTTGGTGGCATGCTTTTGTTTCATTATTCCATTAGAAATTTAATATGGATTATAAAGAAGTTTTCATGAGAAGAACCTGCAGCCTCTCTAGACATCAACATGAGTTTCTCTTCCAACTCCTGCTTTTCAGATATCAGTGAGGTAATGTGGGTTTGCTCTTTTGCTAACTGTTCCTGCTCCTGGTGCCTCAACAGTGATTCTCgctataaattttaatcaccATCAGACAAACAACAGAAAAaggaattaaagaaaatatgccAAAATGTCAATAACATAATCATAACACAACCTGCAGTTCCAGTTTTAAATCACCTAGCTCCTTTTGTAatctttgaatttgaaaatgatctgGTGGATTACCAAATGATGAAATTGTGCTAACTGTATTATTCATTGCTTGTTGCTGAATTGAGTTCAATTCTGCTCTCAACGCTGCTGCATGTTCCTCAGCCTAAACCAATATAGTCAATAAGACTCTAGGAAgtaagaacaaaaaaatgttcCTTCATCACTTagtattttagaaaaatcaacCATACACGATATTGCTCATCTTCTGCTTCCTTAAGACGTTTCTTCAGCATACGAAGCTGTGCTGAAAGGTCCTCCTGCACTAGTAGGCAAGGTCTAATAGGAATTgtgaaagattaaaaacaagGTGAAACCAGGAGACAGGAATAAATGCTTGAATATAATTACCCGTGCAACAACTGCAGCATCTTTCTCCATTGCGACATCCCTCAGAGCTTTCCGTAGAGATGGCACTGTATTTTGTTCCTGCACGAATCAAACTGGGGGTTTAAAACTAAgatatataaatttcaaaactGTTCCAATTCCAATCTCCATACATGAAATGCTGTAGTAAtttgttggaaaatatttttattataattgaaaatttaaagtaaaaaatatattcatattttttcaactttgtttTTTAAAGATCTAATATGTTTTCAGATTTGTTTTTCAACTTTTCCTTAAAACTAAAAGAACTCCCTATATCTTCTTCCATTCCTATCTTTTAGGCAGTGTTATGAAACCCGGTTCAGCCCGACCGGCTGGACTGATCCAACCAAGACTCGGTGGCATAACTGGGCCAGTACCACTATTGGCCTAGCCAGGTCGGTTCCACTATTGGATCGGTCACGCAATTGACAAGGAATGACCCAGCCAAACCCGGCCAGTTAGGTCACCGGATCCCGGTTGGACCGGTCCGACTCGGTcggttttacaaaaaataaaataaaatggatcACCTCTACAATGCTGTTTTGATGTCTCATTattatcaattgttattttggattttggagTGTGGATGGACTTTTCTTAGTCAAATAATAtcaattatatacttatatataatagataccTATATAATTTTCGGTTCTTATTATATATCGGGTCTAACCGAACCAATTATTAGCCCACCGGTTGGATCACTGACCCACTACCTCAACCAGATCAATATGATCGGACTGGGTTTCATAACAATGCTTTTAGgaactttttcttttacttggtcAATTTATTTTCCTAATGGTTATAAGCTTTTGCACATTGGGAagtttcagttttattttacgTTGAAGATTTTATTTTGTGAGCAGCACTCCTCC of the Glycine max cultivar Williams 82 chromosome 13, Glycine_max_v4.0, whole genome shotgun sequence genome contains:
- the LOC100795899 gene encoding myosin-14, encoding MEARHATLGRRTLEEIRQKRAAERLSKTSSGPDLGQVPSTSETSGMSKSESANRLSETDLSALLSQLKGLQKKNTELEEENRKITLKLQTMEIDNEAMHKQLNDLEQNTVPSLRKALRDVAMEKDAAVVAREDLSAQLRMLKKRLKEAEDEQYRAEEHAAALRAELNSIQQQAMNNTVSTISSFGNPPDHFQIQRLQKELGDLKLELQRESLLRHQEQEQLAKEQTHITSLISEKQELEEKLMLMSREAAEVSDKASHKAFSLEDKQKLDRQLHDMALAIERLESSRQKLLMEIDSQSTEIERLFEENSNLSNSYQEAVGAAARWENQVMECLKQNEELRGILDNLRMEQARGLPDSSKNGEHEIASLASMKGQLVSEQSRAEVLSAEVMQLSAQLEQVKQAYDGLARFYRPVLRNIESNLIKMKQDSSLAVR